TAGGAGGTGTGATGTACATGCACTCATTTCAAGGGGGTGCAACACTTCTCAGTTTGGGCCTAATATTTATCCTTTATACCATGTTCGTATGGTGGCGGGATGTTCTACGTGAATCCACGTTGGAAGGGCATCATACAAAAGCTGTACAATTAGGACCTCGATATGGTTCTATTCTCTTCATAGTCTCGGAGGTTATGTTCCTTTTTGCTTTTTTTTGggcttcttctcattcttctttgGCACCTACGGTAGAGATCGGAGGTATTTGGCCCCCAAAAGGGATTGGGGTTTTAGATCCTTGGGAAATCCCTCTTCTTAATACCCCTATTCTCCCTTCATCCGGAGCTGCCGTAACTTGGGCTCATCATGCTATACTCGCGGGGAAGGAAAAACGAGCAGTTTACGCTTTAGTAGCAACCGTTTCACTGGCTCTAGTATCCACTGGCTTTCAAGGAATGGAATATTACCAAGCACCCTCCACTATTTCGGATAGTATTTATGGTTCTACCTTTTTCTTAGCAACTGGCTTTCATGGTTTTCATGTGATTATAGGTACTCTTTTCTTGATCGTATGTGGTATTCGCCAATATCTTGGTCAGATGACCAAGAAGCATCACGTTGGCTTTGAAGCAGCTGCATGGTACTGGCATTTTGTAGACGTGGTTCGGTTATTCCCATTTGTCTCTATCTATTGGTGGGGAGGTATATGAAAGAAGGGAACGAATAAGTGGATTGAGGAATAAAAGCTCGAAGACAAAGAGAACTTCTCCGGGTACTCAAGATATTgtgtttggagaggtgtagattgtAGATTCCAGCCGAGCCAGATGCAGGAAATAGCGGTCCTAAAATGAGTCTCCCCCATGAGCATTTTTCATCACGATATCTTTTTCTTCCTCATTCTTATTTTGGTTTTCTTTCAGCTGAAACTCTACCTAATGGTTCAGATTCCCCGGGTCCATGGGTCCATGGCCGCTTAGCTTAGACAGCCTTTTAGAGACATGAATGCGGGGTTCGGTTTCCAATTGATTTGTATTCACCGGGACCTCCCTTATTGGATTTTCTCCACTTTTCTAGTTGCTGTGGAAAGAATGTTGAGCAAATGAGTTTAAGGGGTGGTTTTCTGTTTACTTTGAATCAGCCTACGTCGTCTCTCTTCCAGAACCTCACAATCATCAGtgtctgaagtttcatgatgaaTATTGGTTTCACATTTTATTGCTTACGTGAGGAAATATCAATATGGAACTTGAATTTTTATTTGAGTTATGATGAGGAGTGAGGTAGATTCGCATTGTTGAAGAAAGCGAAGAAAAGGATGCTGCTATGGGCCCGCTCGGTACGCTGTCATTGTTTAGGGGGGTTCTTAATTCTAGCATGAAAGTCCGAGTTGGAGGAATGATATTGGGCTTGAGAAGTGAGCAAGGAACCTGACATAACATTCCTATGGTTCCTCTGTCCCGGATTATGCCTAATACCAATTTTCAATCTTTTTAGTTCGTGCTTCGTCGGCAGGGGAGACTATAGGCCATGAAAACCCACCCCTGGTATCTCCACCTGTGGATTGAGAGTCAAAAAGTGTGAATTTCGTATGTCCCGCTGGCACACGATTTCGATTACTTTTCTTGTTTCCCGTTTCAGAGATCCGATAATGGAATGCTAAATCGATATCTGGGGTCGAGCCAGGGTACTTATCCTCCCGTCTATAAATCAATGACCAATAAAAGACCAAACCGGTGATAAATCAAGGGGCGGATAGGAGCAGCATCATAGCTAGGAACAGGTGCTGCACCGTAGCTAGTAGGAAGAAGTACAGCATAGCTACATTCCCCATAGGGTTGGCGCCCCTCTTCTCCAATACAAATTGAATCATAGCAAGGGCTAAGCTATCTTAAAACCTACTATCAATCTGTTTATAGAACTCAATACTACTATCCATGAGATCATCATAACAAAAACTAGAATTGCCAAGCGAAATAGGAATAGAAAGAAATCCAGGGTAACTTGTATCATGAGATGGGTCCATTCCAATTGGAATTCCGTATGGCTACAACTCTTTTTAAATGAGTCAAAGTCCAATCTTGTCACTTTCCCATCATCCCTTTCCGCATCGTCCTTCTCTATTGGGGGCTCCCAACACCTCAGCCACACATCTTTTTCGTTCGCTCCCCATTTTATTCTCTAAGGAACCCTCTCCTTAATGAGCATAGATTGATGGAGATGGCTTTTGTACCGGTCAATCTTTATATCCTTTCTGGCATGGTTTTGTAAAAGATCGGCAGGTGATCCGTCCTTTCTCCTCTGCCATGGTTCATGCATTCTTCCTTTTTGGAAAGCGGATAGGGATCGGGTGAATTAGAGAATAGACAGACGTCCGTTGGCATTTCAGCCTTTCTTCTCCTTTCAGGGCCTATCCGAAAGAGAATCCAGTCCCAGTCTTGCACCACTCTCATATCCATCAATCAATTTCATAGATAGTTACTATGGTTGTTTCTTCCTACATTCACTAAAGCAAATggagcctttccctcctcgagtcaGCAAGCCAACTCGAGCGTTTTACCCTCGTGTCACTAGCGCAACACGAGCCATTCAAAAAAAAGTCTTGGAACTGAAGAGAAATCCATCTCTATACAAACTCTttatgttcttgatattgattgagtTACGAGAATGAAGAAGCGTAGCACACCTTTTCTCTCAATTCAAGTTTCCATTCAATAAGTGCATCAAGTATTTCGTATAGAAAGAAAAGGAACCACTTCTCTTCTCTTAAGTATATGAAAAATAGCTTTTTGGTCCCTTTCGTCCAGAGGTTAGGACATCGTCTTTTCATGTCGAAGACACGGGTTCGATTCCCGTAAGGGATAGGTACTTATTCCCGGCCGGCGGTATCAAGAACCCGGATAGTCAGTAGGAAACTCCAATCTGCAAGCGGAACAACGAGTTTAGAAGGCACGTTCTTGAAAGAGCAGGCTGACTATGAAACTCATATAAGGCTCGCGATCGGGTGCATTGTTGACTCGGGGGCGGTTCCATAGGCGGCTACTCTAAGACGGATCAAGTTGGGCTATATATTATGGCAAGTTGACCCTACTTTCCAATTTCGTAGATAGAACAGTTCTAGTAGAAGGTTAACCCGGCCTTCCTAAGAGTACTAGGTTAAAGGGGAGACCTCTAAAGCCCAGAAAGAACTATCCTATCCCTTTAGGAATCCAAAAGCGCCGTATCTGTGGATCACTGACGGCTATACCCAATGAGCAAAGTAGAAAGAGCCTAGGAAAATGCATCTTCTCCCTATTCAGTCAGCAGTTGTCCATCGACTAGTCTTACTTACCGCACCGCCCGGCGAAAAGGGATTTCTCAGTGATAGACCCACGAGAGCGTGTGTGCCAGTGACAAAAGAAGTGCGAGACGATCTGGGAAGTGAGGGATGCCCTTCCTGGGTATCACGAGCGGCGAGGCAGGTACGGCTGGAGGAAAAGCAAGGCAACAGGGTGCTAGGTTTAAGCAAGTATTGTCCGTCCGATCATTGGAATCGGCTTAGCCGAAAAAGGCAGATCTGGTTTCACTAGTAGGAAGAACACCCTTCTAAGGTGAAGGTATTCCATTTCTAAGAAGGAAGTTCTATATATTCGAACTAGAGAGAAGCTCTAAAATGGAAATCGAAAAGGAACCCCTTGTCCGTCCAGGTACTCACCCCGCCGGAACTCGCAATCAAACATAGGGTTGGCAAACTAGGAAGGCACAGAAAAGAAGGCAGTTGCGAAGGCGAGCAAGGTATTTTTGAATTTCCTCAAATTGATGAATCAATGAAGTAGTTGAATTGAAGTAAATGTGCCTACGAAAGAAGAGTTTTCGATATGGATATGCGAACAGGAAGAAAGCAAGCATATATTACTATTGCATTGGCAACGAACACCGTCAAACAAAGATAGCTGTTGAGGAGGAAGACCTGGATAGGGAGCCGGTTACGAATAAACCTGGGACTAGGAAACCCCGAACTACGAATGGAAACACTTTTTCAAGCAGGGGTAAACGGATCTGGTTAGGAAGCCGGAGATGGAAGAGAGGGTGTCGTGTCGGATCTTCAATCGGGGCAAACAACGGATGCTCGGGATAAAGCTGGACTTCGATTGGTTTTTGATGGATATGAGCTTTCCCTGAATAAGGATCAAAATATGCTTCCTAAAACAGCATGCGCAATGGTGGGCCGAGTACATAGCATAGCGTATATCAAGTATCCAACGCCTTCCGAATAAGGAATGGAAGCCGACTTAATAAAACTACATCTTGCTGATGTAGGTGTAGACAGGTATTCTAAAAGGAGTGACAATATTGGGTGTAAGGATTCTTCTATGCAAACATTGACCACTCGTATGGTAGCCTCACAACCATCTACAAGGGAGACTTCCACCTCAACCTGAAGTTCACCCACGTGGAGCCTTTACTAGTCGGAGTGGTAAGACTACAACCGATCCTCTTCCCCAATGCCAGCGTTGTATGTACCACCTGCCTTCTACCCTAGCCGGCCCAATACCTTCTCCGCAGGGACCTCAACAGTCCACTACTTCTGCTGCACAGCCTAGTTCTTCTACACCAGCAGCTATTGCTCCTAATGATCCATCATCAATCTGCTTCACCTGTCAACCCGAAGCTGCCATTTCCAGAACGGTTTGTGAAGTCAACTGAAGACAAGCAGATTGCAAAGTTTCTGGATATGATGACAGATATGCAGATTACCACCCCCATCCTTGATGGTGTCTTACAGGTGCCGATGTATACACAGTTCTTTAAGGACCAGCTCGCAAAGAAGCGAAACATTAACGAGCCAGAACTGGTTACTCTTACTAAGGAATGTAGTGCACTCGTTCAAATAAGCTACCTCTCAACTTAGATGAGCCTGCCAGTTTCAGTATTCCATGCTTGATAGGAAGTCAAACTTTCCATGCTTTATGTGGTCTTGGGTCTACTGTGATTCCCTTCACTGTCTACGAGCCACTACCATTGGGTGATGTACGGCCGACTAGCATCACTCTCCACCTTGCTGATCAGGATCCGGCAGACATTTTGGGTGATATCCCTGCGATAGTTGGTAACTTCGCATTTCCAGTTGATTTTGTTGTCTTGGAGATGTAGGATAAGAGCTTTCCTATTATTTTTTTTTGGGGAGACCTTTTCTAGCTACTGCAGGGGCTGTCATCGATGTGAAAGATGCTAAGCTCACGCTTCAATTTGGTGAGGAGAAAGTCTCATTTGACATTAGGTATATCTTCCAACTCACCTTCCTCACTGTCCAGACCATAGTAAGCAATATGAAACGAGTCACTTAAGCCCTAGTAAAAGGCTACTCTTTGAATCCCCTCTTTAAGGCATATAAAATTAGTACTCTTCCTGAGCTAGCTTAAGCATATCTCGAGCGAGTGAGTTTCCCTCCATCAAGTTCTAAGCGATCAAATAAGGTCCTTGCTCTCGAGCCAATGCCAATACCAATAGAGAGGGTCTAAACGAAGGATTCAAAGGAGGTTACCGGTTAAGGGCAAATGCAATCTCTGAGCCAGTTGGAGAAAAAAGGTAATCAAAGAAAGTTTCAGTTGGACTTTCCCTGCCAACCCTACCCAAATTTCATACCCTGCGGTTTTCGTTCCTCTATTGATATTTCGTTCCTCGAATCGAGACTTTCTTTGTCGAGGATCTCTGGTTTAGGGTACTCCATCGAGTTTAAGTTTCTTCTTCTAATGGCTGTGTCCGTCTAAGGTGGCTATTTGAGCGATTTAAGTATCGCGGTTGTCTTGAGCTCTGGATTGATGGACGGAAACCCGGGGCTGGGTTCGATTTCAACTCGGAGATAGCCGGGTCTATAGTAAGAGCCGCTTTGTGAACAGCATCGGATGACATAGCCAGGGTAGCCGCAATAGAGCAATTATGCCTTAAGCCCAAAACTCTTCCTTCTAGGGATCAGATCAACCTAAAGCACCATCAGTTGTGGATGAATCCACAAAGTCTTTCTACTTAGCTCGTCAAGCGAAGTAGCTATCAACGGCTTTAGCATGACAACTAGAACATCAAGCCATGGTAaactgccaaagcttctgctgtagtGTAGCACCAGGGTTCAGCCTTCTCCTTGCCGAGTTGCATCGCCCGCATCGTGTTCAATTGGAAAGTCTGGCAAAGGCGCTTCCAACTCCTGGTTCAGGGTCTGAGGTTACCAAACAAAGATGAATCCTGCGCAATCAGAGATTAAGCCATAAGATCCCACCCAGAAACTGGAAGAGTCGGGGGCACCTACCGAAGGAGTCTTCCCTCCATCGATTCAATGACAAAATAGCTCTATTGAGAGGGCCTTTGACAACCCTCTTGAATGTGGCTCGCTCCTAGTTTTTCTTCCCCCGCCCGTTCTATCTAGGCTGGTGGCTATACCAGATTTCGTGTCTGATCGAACTTGAAACTAGCCCATTGAGCTTCTTGGATTCCAAACCAGAAAGAAGGATCGCACACAAGAAAATAGAGTTGGAATGAAAGATGGGGTAAAGATGAACTTTATTCTCCTAGCTGCTCTCCATCCAGCAAGTTACTCTCTTTCAAAAGATGACAACTCAAGATTACCAATCAAAACCAACGCTTTTTCTTCTCCTATAGCTTCATCATTACATCTTTCACTAGTTGTTGGATGTGAGTGATGAGATCGATCCATGGAATTTTTACCTCACTCACAtactttggaagatgaagaaattcTCTTGAATTTACTTATGGGCTGGCTCTACATGTGGTCAGATGGGTTCCCCTCTTCAGTCATTTGGTACCTCTCCAACGCTTCCTCCTATTCCTATTGATCAGATCAAAGCCAAACCTATCTAGTCTTGCACGTTGTCACCCACCGCTCTTGCCAAAAACAAAGAAATTCTATCTTGGGAACTAAAAAAGAATCGGAATGGGAAGTATTTATTTCTTGATTCTCCGGCTAGCATCCTTACTTCCTTCTTCAATGGAAATTCTATGTTTTGGCTCGGTATAAACAAAAAATGAGAAATTCTCTTATTTGTAGAAAAGTCTTCTTTTGGTTAAATCTGGAGAACCCAGTCGAAACTCTGATTCATGTTTGTGGATTTTAATAGCTCTCCTATCTACCCGGAAATGATCTTCTACCTTTACTGTCTGTGTTCTTTACATATCTTTTGATTGTTTTTCAAATCATTGTGTCGTTACAAATTCAGTGGTTGCACCCTTGTGAGCAAGTTGTTGCCGGATTGGATAGGAGAAGTGAAACAAAGCTACGAAGGATCAAAATTAGCTGAAGAAGTTAAGAAGAGCATTAGTGAAGCGAGAGGAGGACAAGATGGTTGGGAAGAGGAGGAAGGGGTATTAAGGAAAAAAGGGAGGCTTTATGTGGGGACCGCTGGAAATGCAAGAGCCAGGATAGCGCAAGAACTGCATGGGACAGCTACCGGAGGCCATTCAGGTATACTAGCTTCCTATAAGAGAACTAATAGGAACTTTGTCTGGCCAGGAATGGATGCCTCTCTTGAGGACAGACTGTGACGGTAAAGCAACAACATCAACTCGCAATGGCCCTCGTGCCATGAGACATGGATTTTAGTCGACGTAGATTGGATCGAAAGATCGCACTTCCGCTCTTCTCCTATCGGACTAGTCACTTCCCACTCTCCTCAAGTGAACAGTTTAGCCACTATCCTCCCATATACTCTGCTTTTTCATTGCTTATGAACTGGAACTTGTTGGTGCATGGATTTCACGTTTCAGCAGCACTTTGGTTTGTGCATGGTTGTGAAAAGAAGGCTTTCTATACACTTATATGAACTTCATTGGCGAAAGAAAGAGAAGCTTGCCTTGATAAAGCACAGCCTTTCGCACTCCAATAGGCATATATTGTTACAAGGTTATGCCCAAAggtctcaaaaacgccggtgctacATATCAACGCGCCATGACTAAGATCTTCGATGAGATAATACATAAGATTGTCGAGTGCTATGTAGATGATCTCGTTGTAAAGgcggtatcctatgaagaacatCTTCAACATCTCAGAATCGTATTCGACCGCCTAAGGCAACATGCACTCAAGTTAAACCCGTTGAAGTGCGCCTTCATGGTCTCGTCAGGCAAATTCCTAGGGTTTGTCATTCGACATCGGGGAATAGAAATCGACCCGAGTAAAATCAAGGCCATACTCGAAATGCCTCCTCCTCAAAACCTTAAGGAGCTGCGTTCGCTTCAAGGGCGCCTGGCATACATCAGGCGATTCATAGCCAATTTTGCAGGAAGAATCCAACCTTttacaagaaaaaccaaaaaagacATTCCATTCTTTTGGGATGAAAACTGCCAACAAGCCCTAGATGGCATCAAAAGCTATCTCCTCAATCCGCCAGTCCTGGCTGCGCCGATACCAGGGAAGGAGCTTATACTCTACACCACGGCCTTGGATGAATCTCTTGGGGCTCTATTGGAACAAGAAAATGAAAACGGGAAAGAGAATGCCCTCTATTACCTCAGTCGTGTGCTCGTAGGAGCTGAACATGCGTACTCTCCTATCGAAAAACATTGCCTTGCACTGGTGTTCGCTGTCAAGAAGCTACGGCACTACATGATAGCACATCGGGTCACCCTCATCTCCAAAGTTCACCCACTTAAATATCTCATGACAAGACCAATGCTTACAGGAAGATTGGCAAGATGGGGCCATCATCCTTACTGAGTTCGACATTGTGTATGCGCCGCAGAAGGCCATTAGAGGGCAAGCGATGGCGGATTTCCTAGCAGCACATCATACATATTTCTACAGTAAATAAAATATTTCCATGGATGGGATTGCACGTAGTCCATTCCACCTTTATCTATCTAGGTTATCCTTCTTTCTTAACAAAGCAGAATGTGATGATCGATCCCTCTATTATGGGATTTATGTTTATACCAAAGCCTCTACTTTAGATATTTACGCTGATGAAGGAAAGCCTTGTTAAAGACTACGACTTTGGACTTCCTTTTTCGTACTCTTCTTTCATCCTCCTTACCAGAACGCTTTTCCTGGTTCAGAAGAATAAGATACTTAAATTGTGGCTTACATATGGAAAATGCCTTCGTCTTGAAGCTACCAATGCACATCACGGTGAAATCATTGTCAATTAATTGTTAGATTCCCCATATCACCCATAGCCACCCAAATCTTTTTTTTGCCTCAAACTCTGCTGCCCTATCACTCCTCGATAAGTGTACTTACTCAGGTTGTGCACTTGGCTGAGCGAGATCTTCCCCTTTGGCATGAGAACCGCCTACCTACGCTAACGTAACTAATGCAGATGGCGGAAGTTAGTAGTTCTCCTATGCCAACATGAACACAAACGAAATCGTCGAATTTCGTATAGAAAGAAAAGGAACCACTTCTATTCTCTTTTCTTAAGTATAAGAGGGATAAGTACTTATTCCTGGCCGGCGGTATCATTGCTGCTCCCCGCCTAATGCGGATCAttgtgcaatgcttatgtgaaatctCAATCCAAAACTTCTTCGTTTCGTTGGAAAAACCAACGCCGACGTCAAGATCAGTCTCCTTTCCTTTCAAAAGTGAGCGAGCAGAGCTGAAAAAGATGGAGTTACCTGGAGATGAACAAATTCGATTTAATAACACAAACAGTACAAAGCGTCTCTCACGTCCATTCTTTTATTTTTGATTTTTCCCAACCTGCGTTGGATCCGCAGCTTGTGAACCGGCTTTTGGAAGGGGTGGAGGCACCTACCTCGAAAGACAGGGACCTCCTTTTAAAAATGTATGGAATTGCGCCCGGAAATACACAGGCTTTGCTTTTTGAAATCACAAAAATGGTAGAATCATACATGCGGCAGGCAAATTTGGTTTTGCCACCTGCATACGATGTTACCTGGTTTTGTAACCAGTTTCTGGGCGTGGATTCTTTTAAGGATCTAAAGGATACTTTCGTAGATTTACATTTCAAGGGGCGCGAAAGCTTAACTTGGAACACGGGCTTTGTTAATTTTTATAACGAAATATGGAGGGCCGAAGACTCCCCGCCGGGTAGCGCTGTAAGTGCTCCGAATCAGCTTTTTTTGGAAAACCCATTGGATCAATTTGCCATTTACCCAATAATTGATCTTCATGTGGGCAACTTTTATTTTACATTTACAAATGCAGTCTTGTATATGCTGCTCACTGTCGTTTTGGtcgtttttctgttttttgttgttACGAAAAAGGGAGGTGGAAAGTCAGTGCCAAATGCATGGCAATCCTTGGTCGAGCTTATTTATGATTTCGTGCTGAACCTGGTAAACGAACAAATAGGTGGTCTTTCCGGAAATGTGAAACAAAAGTTTTTCCCTCGCATCTCGGTCACTTTTACTTTTTCGTTATTTCGTAATCCCCAGGGTATGATACCCTTTAGCTTCACAGTGACAAGTCATTTTCTCATTACTTTGGctctttcattttccatttttatagGCATTACGAT
This region of Triticum aestivum cultivar Chinese Spring chromosome 2D, IWGSC CS RefSeq v2.1, whole genome shotgun sequence genomic DNA includes:
- the LOC123055436 gene encoding ATP synthase subunit a-like, giving the protein MNKFDLITQTVQSVSHVHSFIFDFSQPALDPQLVNRLLEGVEAPTSKDRDLLLKMYGIAPGNTQALLFEITKMVESYMRQANLVLPPAYDVTWFCNQFLGVDSFKDLKDTFVDLHFKGRESLTWNTGFVNFYNEIWRAEDSPPGSAVSAPNQLFLENPLDQFAIYPIIDLHVGNFYFTFTNAVLYMLLTVVLVVFLFFVVTKKGGGKSVPNAWQSLVELIYDFVLNLVNEQIGGLSGNVKQKFFPRISVTFTFSLFRNPQGMIPFSFTVTSHFLITLALSFSIFIGITIVGFQRHGLHFFSFLLPAGVPLPLAPFLVLLELISYCFRALSLGIRLFANMMAGHSLVKILSGFAWTMLFLNNIFYFIGDLGPLFIVLALTGLELGVAISQAHVSTISICIYLNDATNLHQNESFHN
- the LOC123055434 gene encoding cytochrome c oxidase subunit 3, with amino-acid sequence MGVKGGLHTTGAKWFMIESQRHSYHLVDPSPWPISGSLGALATTVGGVMYMHSFQGGATLLSLGLIFILYTMFVWWRDVLRESTLEGHHTKAVQLGPRYGSILFIVSEVMFLFAFFWASSHSSLAPTVEIGGIWPPKGIGVLDPWEIPLLNTPILPSSGAAVTWAHHAILAGKEKRAVYALVATVSLALVSTGFQGMEYYQAPSTISDSIYGSTFFLATGFHGFHVIIGTLFLIVCGIRQYLGQMTKKHHVGFEAAAWYWHFVDVVRLFPFVSIYWWGGI